In Rhododendron vialii isolate Sample 1 chromosome 9a, ASM3025357v1, the following are encoded in one genomic region:
- the LOC131300691 gene encoding stearoyl-[acyl-carrier-protein] 9-desaturase, chloroplastic-like, whose amino-acid sequence MITEEALPTYQTMLNTIDGTRDETGASLTSWAVWTRGWTAEENRHGDLLNKYLYLCGRVDMRQIEKTIQYLIGSGMDPGFENSPYLCFIYTSFQERATFISHGNTARHAKEYGDSKLAQICGSIASDEKRHETAYTKIVEKLFEIDPDATVLALADMIRKKITMPAHLMYDGRDDNLFDHFSSVAQKLGVYTAKDYADILEFLVWRWKVEDITGLSSEGRKAQDYVCGLPQRIRRLAPVRAKEARYVPFSWIFDKEVKI is encoded by the exons ATGATCACAGAAGAAGCACTTCCTACTTACCAAACAATGCTAAATACCATAGATGGTACTAGGGACGAAACGGGGGCGAGCCTCACTTCTTGGGCAGTGTGGACTAGGGGATGGACTGCAGAAGAAAACAGGCATGGCGATCTTCTCAATAAGTACCTCTACCTGTGTGGACGAGTAGACATGAGGCAAATTGAGAAGACAATTCAGTATCTGATTGGGTCGGGAATG GATCCAGGATTCGAAAACAGTCCCTACCTCTGTTTCATCTACACGTCATTCCAAGAACGAGCAACTTTTATCTCTCACGGGAACACAGCACGGCATGCCAAAGAGTACGGGGACTCGAAGTTGGCTCAAATTTGCGGGAGCATTGCCTCTGATGAGAAGCGCCACGAGACCGCTTACACCAAGATAGTCGAAAAGCTCTTTGAGATCGACCCTGATGCAACCGTGCTGGCTCTGGCCGACATGATAAGGAAGAAAATAACTATGCCAGCCCACTTGATGTACGATGGTCGCGATGACAATCTGTTTGACCATTTCTCGTCCGTGGCTCAGAAGCTTGGAGTCTACACCGCCAAGGACTACGCGGATATATTGGAGTTTCTGGTTTGGAGGTGGAAGGTGGAGGACATAACTGGGCTTTCTTCGGAGGGACGAAAAGCCCAGGATTATGTTTGCGGGTTGCCTCAGAGAATTAGGCGGCTGGCTCCAGTCAGGGCAAAAGAAGCACGGTATGTTCCGTTTAGCTGGATCTTCGATAAAGAAGTGAAGATCTGA